One genomic segment of Mytilus galloprovincialis chromosome 5, xbMytGall1.hap1.1, whole genome shotgun sequence includes these proteins:
- the LOC143076687 gene encoding alpha-ketoglutarate-dependent dioxygenase alkB homolog 4-like, with amino-acid sequence MDKTCGCKGIRSCILCENQETPTNQQHCQKSDCVDIYDFCCHCGKAWLQTSKESDKGEEKLSNCELNTTKQCCESHDEQGTRKFMHFPGIQIFCDFISKTEEQTICDKIYETPFCLSQSGRRKQDYGPKVNFKKKKLKLAEFTGLPEFSKDIYGRMKTVDVLSDFKPVELCNLEYSSERGASIDPHFDDFWLWGERLVTLNLLSESVLCFTNDDVPRTEVHVPMYQRSLLVIYGPARNKWKHAIHRCDIKDKRIAVTLRELSDEFQKGGSREEEGHNLLDIALTFKGTAIGVNKASEHSEP; translated from the exons ATGGACAAGACATGTGGTTGTAAAGGAATACGATCTTGTATCTTGTGCGAAAATCAGGAAACGCCCACAAATCAACAGCACTGTCAGAAGTCAGATTGT GTAGATATATATGATTTTTGTTGTCATTGTGGTAAAGCTTGGCTACAGACTTCAAAGGAATCAGACAAAGGTGAAGAAAAATTGTCCAATTGTGAATTGAATACTACCAAACAATGTTGTGAAAGTCATGATGAACAGGGAACCAGAAAATTCATGCATTTTCCAGGAATACAGATTTTTTGTGACTTTATCAGCAAAACAGAAGAGCAGACAATCTGTGATAAGATATATGAAACTCCATTTTGTTTGTCACAATCAGGGAGAAGAAAACAG GACTATGGACCAAAGGTGAATTTCAAAAAGAAGAAACTAAAATTAGCAGAGTTCACAGGACTTCCAGAATTCAGTAAAGACATATATGGCAGAATGAAAACAGTAGACGTGTTATCAGATTTTAAGCCAGTTGAACTGTGTAACTTAGAATATTCATCAGAACGAGGAGCATCTATTGATCCCCATTTTGATGACTTTTGGCTTTGGGGTGAAAGACTCGTCACATTAAATCTTCTATCTGAGTCAGTTCTTTGTTTTACAAATGATGACGTTCCTAGGACAGAGGTGCATGTGCCAATGTATCAAAGATCTTTGTTAGTCATTTATGGTCCTGCTCGAAACAAATGGAAACATGCAATACATAGATGTGACATCAAAGACAAAAGGATAGCTGTTACATTGAGGGAACTGTCTGATGAATTTCAAAAAGGGGGAAGCAGGGAAGAGGAAGGACATAATTTACTAGATATAGCTCTGACTTTTAAGGGTACAGCTATTGGAGTAAACAAAGCGTCAGAGCATTCTGAACcttga